One genomic segment of uncultured Desulfobacter sp. includes these proteins:
- a CDS encoding zinc ribbon domain-containing protein, translated as MPIFEYTCKKCGKEFERVVLSGDEKGITCPECKSKDVKKNMSASTFMGPSIGSCSTPFPNGPS; from the coding sequence ATGCCTATTTTTGAATATACGTGTAAAAAATGTGGTAAAGAATTTGAGAGAGTTGTTTTGTCAGGTGATGAAAAAGGGATCACTTGTCCTGAATGCAAAAGCAAGGATGTAAAGAAAAATATGAGTGCATCCACTTTTATGGGCCCCAGTATTGGCTCCTGTTCAACGCCTTTCCCCAATGGCCCTTCATGA
- a CDS encoding uracil-DNA glycosylase has protein sequence MINHFFKLLYKPEAKQIFNPWFEVDKENDMDKTSPGKRMLNLKCYLEERINAEYLLLAEALGYQGGHFTGIPMTSERIILGHKTDQGIVPDHVCHSQLYRTSNKKKHMDGFNEPTATIVWGKLIREGLNTRNFVLWNAFPWHPYKNSKGLLSNRTPTNNEMIEGAPVLEALLQAFDFKKIIALGNKAEASLRTIGIKTEKVRHPAMGGAELFREQFLKIVKG, from the coding sequence ATGATCAACCATTTTTTTAAGCTGTTGTATAAACCTGAAGCCAAGCAGATTTTCAATCCATGGTTTGAAGTTGATAAAGAAAATGACATGGATAAAACCTCTCCCGGAAAAAGAATGTTGAACCTGAAATGTTATCTGGAAGAACGTATCAATGCTGAATACCTGCTTCTGGCAGAGGCTTTGGGGTATCAAGGTGGACATTTTACAGGCATTCCCATGACCTCGGAAAGGATTATCCTTGGCCATAAGACGGATCAGGGCATCGTACCTGATCATGTATGCCACTCACAGCTTTACAGGACAAGCAACAAGAAGAAACATATGGATGGTTTCAACGAACCAACAGCAACAATTGTCTGGGGAAAGTTGATTCGTGAGGGATTAAACACAAGGAATTTTGTTCTCTGGAATGCCTTTCCTTGGCACCCATACAAAAATTCAAAAGGCTTGTTGTCCAACAGGACGCCGACCAATAATGAAATGATAGAAGGGGCGCCGGTTCTGGAAGCACTTTTACAAGCATTTGATTTCAAGAAAATTATCGCTCTCGGCAATAAAGCCGAAGCCTCTCTTAGAACAATAGGCATAAAAACAGAAAAAGTCAGACATCCTGCAATGGGTGGAGCAGAACTTTTTAGGGAACAATTTTTAAAAATTGTAAAAGGTTAG